Below is a genomic region from Oncorhynchus masou masou isolate Uvic2021 unplaced genomic scaffold, UVic_Omas_1.1 unplaced_scaffold_1583, whole genome shotgun sequence.
TGGAAGGatgtaaataaaacacatttACTCAGAACAATAATACGTCTTGAATGAAAGACAGGTCCTTGATCTTTAGTTTAGTTTTAATGTTGGCAACCATTTTACAAAAGCAAAATGTCCATCGAAGCCGAGGATTATTGTGTGATAACTCCCTCCTAAGGGCTGTTCCTGGCATGGGCTCTCATTGTTTATTGCTTACATAGACAACAGTGTCTGAATTGTTTTCTCTTTCAATCTCATATAATATTAAGTTGTACATTATCTGTATGAGTAGTTAAATATTGAAAATTAATTTATAATTCAATTAAAAAAGACACTCCGTTATCCCACTGATCTCACAGATCTTTCTCAACCAAGTCTAACAGTGATTCCTGCAGTCATCAAAGAGAGAGACTCAGTTCAGCTGAACTGTCAGactcctccatctgtctctgaGTGTTACTTCAAAATGGCTGGGCAAGTGGAATTCACCCTTCCATCACCCTGTCAACAGACACTCACAGGAACACTACTGGTGAGGTGGACAGGTCAGAGTTCACCAGCTGAGGTCAAAATACAATGTCAGTACAGTGCTACAGGTTCACCGTTTAGATCCATATACAGTGAGCCGTCAACAGTCACAATTACGGGTAAGAAGACCATTTGAATGGTTGTAAACAATGAACTGTTGTGCCATCATTACCACGTTCCTCTTGGGATATGTTATCATACTGTGTGTTGTCATAATCTATTACATGAAGCAATCAAGCAATATATTATATCTTCTTAGTTTCCAATACTGTCGCTGCATAAAGTAACTGACTCAAGATCCTTAAGTCTGAAATAACAAGGAGTGATTAGGCTATCAGTACATTTCTCAAAACCACTAAATGCTAAATGCTTAATTCCCAGCAATATTCTCACAGACATTCCCCAGCTGACAGTGAGTTCTACAGTcatcagagagacagaatcaGTTCAGCTGAGTTGTGagactcctccatctctccctgtgtctcactGTTACTTCTacatagaggagaggaagaatcTTCCAGACTCATCCTGTACTCAGACACTCACAGGAACAGAGCTGCTCAAGAGGGCAGATCAAACGTTTCTAGCTGTGGTCAAAGTGACGTGTTACTACACTGTATGGAAGTCTCACACATCTCCTTTTAGTGACCCTGTCTCAGTCACTGTTCAGGGTAAGTTGGTGGTTCATAAACTGTTATATTATACACGTCACTGTTATACTGTTTAATTATGCTCATTCTGAAAATGAGATATTATGTCGTATTTCCTAAATGTCTTCATTGCACATAATGCTAGGAATTACTGTACTTTGTACAAACATAAATGCTGACATAGTTGAACATTTGATTAATGGATTTTCCATACTGTTAGTATGTATGGATTACCTGTgatgtttttttaaatgcaaaGTTCAAAGAGACCCTCCTCCCAGGCTGACAGTCAGTTCTAcagtcatcagagagagagactcagttcAGCTGAGCTGTCAGactcctccatctgtctctgtgtctcagtgtTACTTCTACACAGAGGGGAGAGATCCTAAACACTCACCCTGTACGCAATCACTCACTGGGACTGAGCTGCTCTCGTTGGCAGGTCAAAGTTCATCTGCTGAGCTCAAACTGAGATGTTTTTACACTATAGAAACTCACTATCCATCAATGCACAGTGGTTCAGTCTCTGTCACTATTCTTGGTAAGAAATTATATATTCAGATTGTCTTGGATGATTCTGTTTAAATCACAATCTCATCCAATTTTATTTCAAAATAGTTGTTGTGAAGACAATAAATATTTGAAATGTATATGTCAAAAGTAGAGTTCTAAGATCCCACGGCAAACACCCACAGAGAGGCCAAAGTGCAATCAAAGGTTCTTTATAAACTCAGCGttacacagtaatacacagtatCACTACGGTCCTATTAGAAACTTATAAATCTGCTGGGATTTAGGGCTGTAAGCTAACTAGAAGCAACGGGCCAAACTAACACAGCAGGTGATACCTGGGTCCTACCGAGTAGGGTTTGTTCACTCGTTTCTACCCGAGCAGGATTAGTTTGGCTCTACCCGAACAGGGTTCGGCTCTTCCTCCCGAGCAGGGAGAGGAAGATCTGTGGAATCACTACACACCATACAAGCAAGCAAAATTGTCTGTGCGATTCAATTTCATTTCACACGTGAGAATGTAAGGAATTAAGTGAAAGGCAATCGTTGTAAACATACAGCACACATGATTAAATGACAGTCATAAAAAGGAATGATATCAAATAAGACACGCTGATACGTAATATAATGAGAATGGCAGGGTCTAGTTTAGTAAGAGTCAATGTCACTTGTGACATATACATTACATTCAAATAGAGTGATGCAAAAAGGAGTCTGTAATTTCCCAACAGATCCAAAACCAGACATTACAGTCAATTTAGATGGGTACTTCAACATCATCTGTTTGATTCGTGGATCCGTCAGTCCTGACACCACCTGTAACCTGTATGTTGGAGAGGAGAATCAGCCGTCCTTCACAGTAAAGATCATGAAGAGAAAAGCCATCTCAGCACCCGGACAGCAGTTCTGTCAATTCACTCCAAAACATAGTGATCTGATCAGTCGTCTACAGTCAGTGAGGCGTAAGGAGGTGAGCTGTGACTACAGATTGAGCTCAggaccaaactctctctctccacgtaGTGATGGACACAGCTTTGCACGTGAGTCATTATCTAAACAAATCTATCAGTGCTGCAGGTCTTCATGATCTGACTCACTTTGATTTTAGCATCTTCTTAGTATTACTATATTCATTCTGACCAACAAACTAAATTCCACATTTCATTCCCAAATGATTTTAGATCTGGTGGGAGTTCACATCAGTGATCCAACAACTATACAGACACCTTCTATAGCAGGTAGACTACACATTTGTGATTTTATAGTGACACTACTTTTATTTTTATAGCAACACAAGTTTCAGCAATAAGAATAGTTGTGTTAATGTGTAAATGAAGCTGTTCTGTTAGATAATTAAGCTGTTCTATAGATATGACACCAGCCTCAACACCAACGCCTGGGATCATCAGCACAAGTATTATAATGTCTGTGTTCATCAAGTCGAGTGTTGAGATCGTATCTATACTCTGTTAGGCTTCTGCTGTTAGATAACATGGGGACCTTATTCTAGGAAGCTGTCAACAACAATCAACACCTTATCTGTTCTGAAAGACTTGATCACCTTGTGAATTGGTCTTATCATCTCTATAATGAGGAGAAATATAATCTACCAGGGCAGGAAGCAATCTGTCCATAGTGATTTTATAGTCCTACTTTTTTATAGTCCTACTTATGCTAATTTCATTATTATGTGTTTTCTCAGTGGGTAGTACTCCAGGTTCTCGATCTACTTTGCCGTACAGCACGGCAGCGAGTCCTACAGAAGGTGTGTTGGGCCTCTAAATGACTATCTCTGCAAATAGTAATTATACAGTCAAGAGTTTAGATTAATGGCCTGTAAAATTAAGTGACCCAAATGTGAATGTAAAACCTTATTCTTGTGTAATCATATTGCTTCCCACTAGTTTCAACTGTTACTTGTACCTTTACCCCAGACACCACACTGACACCAACTACCAGTAAGTAGATCCACCAATTTGAACTTAGTTTGCAAATACAATGACTTTGTTCACATTCATTCACTAAAGCTCTGACCGGTTAACTAATAGATATATTCATAGCTGCTTGTAATTTCAGTCCAGATTTGTAACCACTTTTAGTCCATCTGATTTGTAGGTAATGTGTAGTGTACTTCTCTCTTCATGCTTATTGAAAGACCTGAGATATTACATTAACTTTCATTTGTTCTTGTGTAATATGAGTAATATCTTCTCACCAGGTTTGACCTCCCCTTTGACCCCTAGCAGGGCAGTGAATCCTTCATCAGGTCTCTTAGTCATCTTTATCTTGTTAGCAAATATAAGTAAAACAAATAGAGTTGCTTTTTCTTCTCcatgatttttttttctccacatcACAAATTTGCCTCATTACAAAAAGAGGTTGATATTTGATTGATTAAAATCAACACATCTTTTTTTATAATCAGATCCAATGATTTGCTTTACATCAGGGTCGACTATTTGCTGTACTTTGACCACTGACACCCCAGCAAGTCCAACTGAAAGTAAGTTTAGCCAATAGGTTTAATTTAGTTTGCTAAATATTTTTGTCTATTAATACATAAACCAATTTTGCAAATAGAGCCAAATGTAAATTCAGTCAAAGCTTTAGAATTAATCAAACAATTTGTCTCTTCTTAGAAATATTTACATAACTTTGTTATTAAGTTGTCCTTCTCTCTTGCATGTGCCCAGGAGGTCAAAGCTCCACAGAAAGTGAAGTGGAATCAAACAGTCAAGAAAGCATTCTGTGTAAGTATCCTTTTCTAGTTGTCTTTTCTCACAAACATGAAAACAGAGCTGTGCATGTTTTCTTAGAAGAACAAGAGCTGATGACCTCTAACAATGTCATCATGTCACTAAATAGTGGGGC
It encodes:
- the LOC135531416 gene encoding uncharacterized protein LOC135531416, whose product is MAGQVEFTLPSPCQQTLTGTLLVRWTGQSSPAEVKIQCQYSATGSPFRSIYSEPSTVTITDIPQLTVSSTVIRETESVQLSCETPPSLPVSHCYFYIEERKNLPDSSCTQTLTGTELLKRADQTFLAVVKVTCYYTVWKSHTSPFSDPVSVTVQDPKPDITVNLDGYFNIICLIRGSVSPDTTCNLYVGEENQPSFTVKIMKRKAISAPGQQFCQFTPKHSDLISRLQSVRRKEVSCDYRLSSGPNSLSPRSDGHSFAHLVGVHISDPTTIQTPSIAVGSTPGSRSTLPYSTAASPTEVSTVTCTFTPDTTLTPTTSLTSPLTPSRAVNPSSDPMICFTSGSTICCTLTTDTPASPTERGQSSTESEVESNSQESILLGQVWQAAVGVASGVGVLLVGLTAVCLCRGTKKTNSQRPTARQDDHRQYDLVSMGAVSSGVMVDSGEAGIDSQISSVLSTFMPSGPVDVDSQAFANEHSDTYHVYSSIPDRPASSAQPDGLYSLQTH